From the Microbacterium sp. W4I4 genome, one window contains:
- a CDS encoding sugar-binding transcriptional regulator, translating into MRYAYAAVEHLQHGRSTVDLGEEFGVSRFAVGRMIQRAKDDGLVEVRTRLPGSIDGPLSGRIAAVFGLSAAFVVRPQSEQEERIRLTLAEVGAQVLQERIKEDDVIGLGPGRTLLEMSRYVTDAPNCDIVQLTGSATTASADSLRAISAITHVARGRMFPLHAPFFITDAAAARAISAQPLIRQTLQRMDRLDLAVLSVGGWPDASLLAGMLRDSGDLDDIMAMGGVAEFGSTVLDADGREVDVLAERLIGISTEQLRRVPVKIAIGGGPGKSVALLATLRSGLVDVLVTDAQSARHVLEAS; encoded by the coding sequence GTGCGGTATGCGTATGCCGCGGTGGAGCACCTTCAACACGGGCGTTCCACGGTCGATCTCGGGGAGGAGTTCGGCGTCTCCCGATTCGCTGTGGGCAGGATGATCCAGCGCGCGAAGGATGATGGTCTGGTCGAGGTGCGCACCCGCCTGCCCGGTTCCATCGATGGGCCGCTGTCCGGCCGGATCGCCGCCGTCTTCGGCCTGTCGGCGGCGTTCGTCGTACGCCCGCAGAGCGAGCAGGAGGAGCGCATCCGGCTGACTCTGGCCGAGGTCGGCGCACAGGTGCTGCAGGAGCGCATCAAGGAGGACGACGTGATCGGGCTGGGCCCCGGCCGCACCCTCCTGGAGATGAGCCGATACGTCACCGACGCGCCGAACTGTGACATCGTGCAGCTCACCGGATCGGCGACCACGGCTTCCGCCGACAGCCTTCGCGCGATCAGTGCGATCACCCACGTCGCGCGCGGGAGGATGTTCCCTCTGCACGCGCCGTTCTTCATCACCGACGCCGCGGCGGCACGCGCCATCTCGGCACAGCCTCTCATCCGGCAGACGCTGCAGCGGATGGATCGGCTGGATCTGGCCGTGCTGTCGGTCGGGGGCTGGCCCGATGCATCACTGCTGGCTGGCATGCTGCGCGATTCCGGGGACCTCGACGACATCATGGCGATGGGAGGGGTCGCCGAGTTCGGCTCCACCGTGCTCGACGCGGATGGTCGCGAAGTGGACGTGCTCGCGGAGCGCCTGATCGGCATCTCGACAGAGCAGTTGCGACGGGTCCCGGTGAAGATCGCCATCGGCGGCGGCCCTGGCAAGTCGGTGGCATTGCTGGCGACTCTGAGATCAGGGCTCGTGGACGTGCTCGTCACCGACGCGCAGAGCGCGCGTCATGTCCTTGAAGCGTCCTGA
- a CDS encoding carbohydrate ABC transporter permease, producing the protein MKHKKRLPYLLALPALAVLVAILYPFLTGAWWSFTSYRLNRGAPEFNWGKNYLTLFATGEGLHALWITLFYAVVVVVIECVLGIGLAMLLNYGRYGSVFRLLIVLPLLLPPVIAALMWKVMLTENGVVNWLITALGGEKQLWLNGPDSALWSVILIDVWIFTPFVVLLAQAGLKSVPQELIEASAMDGAGPIRNFFSITLPMLTPVLVVIVAFRGIDSLKMFDIIYTTTKGGPVDATTNLHVLAYLDGIRNLNFGMAMAGLIVLWVLCNILANLLLKSRRKEATA; encoded by the coding sequence ATGAAGCACAAGAAGCGTCTGCCCTATCTGCTCGCGCTGCCTGCATTGGCGGTTCTCGTGGCGATCCTCTACCCGTTCCTCACCGGCGCATGGTGGTCATTCACCTCGTACCGGCTCAATCGCGGCGCACCCGAGTTCAACTGGGGAAAGAACTACCTCACCCTGTTCGCCACAGGCGAGGGGTTGCACGCCCTGTGGATCACCCTCTTCTACGCCGTGGTGGTCGTCGTCATCGAGTGCGTGCTCGGCATCGGGCTCGCGATGCTGCTCAACTACGGTCGATACGGTAGCGTGTTCCGCCTGCTGATCGTGCTCCCGCTGCTACTGCCACCGGTGATCGCTGCGCTGATGTGGAAGGTCATGCTCACCGAGAACGGCGTGGTGAACTGGCTGATCACGGCCCTCGGTGGTGAGAAGCAGCTCTGGCTGAACGGACCGGACAGCGCATTATGGTCCGTGATCCTCATCGACGTGTGGATCTTCACACCCTTCGTCGTGCTCCTCGCGCAGGCAGGGCTGAAGAGCGTGCCGCAGGAGCTGATCGAGGCATCTGCCATGGACGGCGCCGGACCGATCCGCAACTTCTTCTCGATCACGCTGCCGATGCTCACCCCGGTGCTGGTGGTCATCGTCGCCTTCCGCGGTATCGATTCGCTGAAGATGTTCGACATCATCTACACCACCACGAAAGGTGGTCCGGTGGATGCGACCACGAACCTGCATGTCCTCGCCTACCTCGACGGCATCCGCAATCTCAACTTCGGCATGGCGATGGCGGGGCTCATCGTGCTCTGGGTGCTCTGCAACATCCTCGCCAACCTGCTGCTGAAGTCCCGACGCAAGGAGGCGACGGCATGA
- a CDS encoding ABC transporter ATP-binding protein, with the protein MSVTSSSSSLSTFAALWRLKPFIRPIFGRLIGGAASALAAAVIALMIPIVLEQIVKNFTLEASAGSLGFVFAGAFGVLALALGEAVMVWLRRWFVLTPATEVEFQMRAELYSRLQNLPVSFHDRWQSGQLLSRMMQDIGLIRRWIAFGLILLVVNILTIVIGAVLLFRWHWLLGVIFILTGIPLWISGYLFEKRYGTLARRSQDQAGDLATSVEESVHGIRVLKAFGRGKHALTRFSRQAETLRETELSKARAVGQIWFWLDLMPQIAFGLSLITGIWLISVGEIDVAQLFAFFAMATVLRWPIESIGFLFSFMLDARTATDRVFDIYQETNTITDPENPVRIPEPRGELAFEGARFRYQDAGADERDLLDGIDLVLRPGETMALVGLTGSGKTTLTTLPARLYDVTGGRVMLDGVDIRDLELSELRRHIAMAFEDATLFSASVRENVLLGRADLDIHSEEGDRILREALDVAQAAFVDDLPEGLETIIGEEGLSLSGGQRQRLALARAVAAAPQVLVLDDPLSALDVDTEALVEEALRHVLAETTALIVAHRPSTVALADRVALLQKGRITAVGTHSELLRTSAHYRHVISSLEAEEAARTGAIPIITEAMDAAARDEASATEEEVQA; encoded by the coding sequence ATGTCTGTCACTTCCTCCTCGTCATCCCTTTCCACGTTCGCCGCGCTCTGGCGATTGAAGCCGTTCATACGTCCGATCTTCGGTCGTCTCATCGGCGGTGCGGCCAGCGCGCTCGCCGCCGCCGTCATCGCCCTGATGATCCCGATCGTGCTCGAGCAGATCGTCAAGAACTTCACCCTCGAGGCGAGCGCGGGCTCGCTCGGGTTCGTCTTCGCCGGCGCCTTCGGCGTGCTCGCGCTCGCGCTCGGCGAGGCGGTCATGGTGTGGCTGCGCCGCTGGTTCGTGCTGACACCGGCCACCGAGGTCGAGTTCCAGATGCGCGCGGAGCTGTACTCGCGCCTGCAGAACCTGCCGGTCTCCTTCCACGACCGCTGGCAGTCCGGCCAGCTGCTCAGCCGCATGATGCAGGACATCGGCCTGATCCGGCGGTGGATCGCGTTCGGTCTGATCCTGCTGGTCGTCAACATCCTCACGATCGTGATCGGTGCCGTACTGCTGTTCCGCTGGCATTGGCTGCTGGGCGTGATCTTCATCCTCACCGGCATCCCGCTGTGGATCTCGGGCTACCTGTTCGAGAAGCGCTACGGCACGCTCGCCCGGCGCAGTCAGGACCAGGCGGGCGACCTGGCCACCAGCGTCGAGGAGAGCGTGCACGGCATCCGCGTGCTGAAGGCGTTCGGTCGGGGCAAGCACGCGCTGACGCGCTTCAGCCGCCAGGCCGAGACCCTGCGCGAGACGGAGCTGAGCAAGGCCCGCGCCGTGGGACAGATCTGGTTCTGGCTCGACCTGATGCCGCAGATCGCCTTCGGGCTGAGCCTGATCACAGGCATCTGGCTGATCTCGGTCGGGGAGATCGACGTCGCCCAGCTGTTCGCGTTCTTCGCGATGGCGACCGTGCTGCGCTGGCCGATCGAGTCGATCGGCTTCCTGTTCTCGTTCATGCTCGACGCCCGCACGGCGACCGACCGCGTGTTCGACATCTACCAAGAGACGAACACCATCACCGACCCGGAGAACCCGGTGCGCATCCCCGAGCCCCGAGGCGAGCTCGCCTTCGAGGGTGCCCGCTTCCGCTACCAGGATGCCGGCGCCGACGAGCGCGACCTGCTCGACGGCATCGACCTGGTGCTGCGCCCGGGGGAGACCATGGCGCTGGTCGGACTCACCGGCTCCGGCAAGACCACGCTGACCACTCTCCCCGCGCGTCTCTACGACGTCACGGGTGGACGGGTCATGCTGGACGGCGTCGACATCCGCGACCTGGAGCTCAGCGAACTGCGCCGGCACATCGCGATGGCATTCGAGGATGCCACGCTCTTCTCCGCATCCGTGCGCGAGAACGTGCTGCTGGGCCGGGCCGATCTCGACATCCACAGCGAGGAGGGCGACCGCATCCTGCGCGAGGCCCTCGACGTGGCGCAGGCCGCCTTCGTGGACGATCTGCCCGAGGGTCTCGAGACGATCATCGGCGAGGAGGGGCTCAGCCTCTCCGGCGGACAGCGACAGCGTCTCGCGCTCGCCCGCGCCGTCGCGGCCGCACCCCAGGTGCTCGTGCTGGACGACCCGCTGTCGGCGCTCGACGTCGACACCGAGGCGCTCGTCGAAGAGGCGCTGCGCCACGTGCTGGCCGAGACCACCGCGCTGATCGTGGCGCACCGTCCGTCGACCGTCGCACTGGCCGACCGCGTCGCACTGCTGCAGAAGGGCCGTATCACCGCGGTCGGCACGCACTCCGAACTGCTGCGCACCAGCGCGCACTACCGTCACGTGATCTCCAGCCTGGAGGCAGAGGAGGCCGCGCGCACCGGGGCGATCCCGATCATCACCGAGGCGATGGACGCGGCCGCCCGCGACGAAGCATCCGCCACTGAGGAAGAGGTGCAGGCATGA
- a CDS encoding carbohydrate ABC transporter permease, with protein sequence MTALNELDTRTLVSGRPGPVAGRRKRRKRIAHTIVIVLLSAWSLFALAPIVWILMMSLKRPEDIVVYPPKFFFLPTIDNYITVLSGSEFMTPFVNSLIVTAGSLVLTLLIGLPAAYALARFQFKGRESIALGILSMRFAPELLIILPLYLLFQKTGLYDSYLGLILAYQLVTLPMLVWMLRSFIEDLPVELEEAVAVDGGNRWTAFRHVLFRLIAPGLGASLMLSFIWAWNSYTLPLVLAGKNTQVITTGIQQYISYQSIDWGPMAAATVVSIIPGILFAVFSLRWIVGGLTAGTVKG encoded by the coding sequence ATGACCGCTCTCAACGAACTCGATACGCGCACGCTCGTCTCGGGGCGGCCCGGTCCGGTGGCCGGACGCCGCAAGCGCCGTAAGCGGATTGCTCACACGATCGTGATCGTCCTGCTGAGTGCGTGGAGCCTCTTCGCCCTGGCGCCGATCGTCTGGATTCTTATGATGTCCCTCAAGCGTCCAGAGGACATCGTCGTCTACCCGCCGAAGTTCTTCTTTCTGCCGACGATCGACAACTACATCACCGTGCTCAGCGGCAGCGAGTTCATGACTCCGTTCGTGAACTCTCTCATCGTCACCGCCGGATCGCTCGTGCTCACGCTGCTGATCGGCCTGCCTGCGGCCTACGCCCTCGCCCGGTTCCAGTTCAAGGGCCGGGAGAGCATCGCGCTCGGCATCTTGTCGATGCGCTTTGCGCCAGAGCTGCTGATCATCCTTCCGCTGTACTTGCTGTTTCAGAAGACCGGCCTCTACGACTCGTACCTCGGACTCATCCTCGCGTACCAGCTGGTGACATTGCCGATGCTGGTGTGGATGTTGCGCTCATTCATCGAGGACCTGCCGGTCGAACTCGAGGAAGCTGTTGCCGTCGACGGCGGCAACCGCTGGACCGCGTTCCGTCACGTGCTGTTCCGCCTCATCGCGCCGGGCCTCGGTGCCAGCCTCATGCTCTCGTTCATCTGGGCGTGGAACAGCTACACGCTTCCCCTCGTCCTCGCCGGGAAGAACACGCAGGTGATCACCACCGGTATTCAGCAGTACATCTCCTACCAGTCGATCGACTGGGGCCCCATGGCCGCAGCGACCGTCGTCTCGATCATCCCCGGGATCCTGTTCGCTGTCTTCTCCCTGCGATGGATCGTAGGCGGGTTGACCGCAGGCACGGTCAAGGGCTGA
- the ctlX gene encoding citrulline utilization hydrolase CtlX: MRAASAQAPGAVVLIRPHHFRPNPQTAADNTFQSTADHDVSREAYDVCTRVADRLREAGVRVHVFEDEGHAHPDSVFPNNWFSTHAGGRVAVYPMYAENRRGERRADVIEMLKTEYRVQEVIDYSGLEPDDLFLEGTGAMVLDHVSRIAYAVRSKRCDPVLVERFCTVFGYEPVVFDAVDPDGVPIYHTNVMMCIGTDIALIGLDAIVGDARRAEIARRIRETGRTLIPLSAAQVAAFAGNAIELRGEGGERLLVISETGHRSLTEEQLSILSASCRIIPLDVAPIELAGGSVRCMIAGIHLDPR; encoded by the coding sequence GTGAGAGCGGCATCAGCACAGGCGCCCGGCGCCGTCGTGCTGATCCGGCCGCACCACTTCCGCCCCAACCCGCAGACCGCCGCCGACAACACCTTTCAGTCCACGGCCGACCACGACGTGTCCCGCGAGGCGTACGACGTCTGCACTCGGGTCGCGGATCGCCTCCGTGAGGCGGGCGTGCGCGTGCACGTGTTCGAGGACGAGGGTCACGCGCATCCCGACAGCGTGTTCCCGAACAACTGGTTCTCCACGCATGCCGGGGGACGCGTGGCGGTGTACCCGATGTACGCCGAGAACCGCCGCGGCGAGCGCCGGGCCGACGTGATCGAGATGCTCAAGACCGAGTACCGGGTGCAGGAGGTCATCGACTACTCCGGTCTGGAGCCCGACGACCTCTTCCTCGAGGGGACCGGCGCGATGGTGCTGGACCACGTCTCGCGCATCGCCTACGCCGTGCGCTCCAAGCGATGCGACCCGGTGCTCGTCGAGCGCTTCTGCACGGTGTTCGGCTACGAGCCGGTGGTCTTCGACGCGGTCGACCCGGACGGCGTGCCGATCTATCACACCAACGTGATGATGTGCATCGGCACCGACATCGCCCTGATCGGGCTGGATGCCATCGTCGGCGACGCGCGTCGTGCCGAGATCGCCCGTCGCATCCGCGAGACCGGCCGCACCCTGATCCCACTGTCCGCCGCGCAGGTCGCCGCCTTCGCGGGCAACGCCATCGAACTGCGCGGCGAGGGCGGGGAGCGCCTTCTGGTGATCTCCGAGACCGGCCATCGCAGTCTCACGGAGGAGCAGCTGAGCATCCTCTCCGCATCGTGCCGAATCATCCCGCTGGATGTCGCTCCTATCGAACTGGCGGGCGGATCGGTGCGCTGCATGATCGCGGGGATCCACCTGGATCCGCGCTGA
- a CDS encoding methylated-DNA--[protein]-cysteine S-methyltransferase, translated as MTALIQTIATPDGALTILADDAQRVLASGWSDDHAAIIERVHPSLRPDEIIEGSTDAADAARAYYAGDLAAIDAVAVRQRGTELQRAGWEALRRITPGSPLTYSEFAIELGSPQAVRAAASICARNAPALFVPCHRVLRADGSLGGFAWGLPVKRSLLDREAAVVLVA; from the coding sequence ATGACCGCTCTCATCCAGACCATCGCGACCCCCGACGGCGCTCTCACGATCCTCGCCGACGATGCCCAGCGCGTGCTGGCATCAGGCTGGAGCGACGACCATGCGGCGATCATCGAGCGCGTGCACCCGTCGCTGCGGCCCGACGAGATCATCGAGGGGAGCACGGATGCCGCAGACGCCGCCCGTGCGTACTACGCCGGCGACCTCGCGGCGATCGACGCCGTCGCGGTGCGCCAGCGCGGCACCGAACTGCAGCGCGCCGGCTGGGAAGCGCTGCGCCGCATCACCCCGGGCAGTCCGCTCACCTACAGCGAGTTCGCGATCGAACTGGGCAGCCCGCAGGCCGTTCGCGCCGCGGCATCCATCTGCGCCCGCAACGCTCCTGCACTGTTCGTCCCCTGCCACCGCGTGCTGCGTGCCGACGGGTCGCTCGGCGGCTTCGCCTGGGGCCTGCCGGTCAAGCGCAGCCTGCTCGACCGGGAGGCTGCGGTCGTGCTCGTGGCGTAA
- a CDS encoding DNA-3-methyladenine glycosylase 2 family protein — translation MTTSAMTFAERYRAISVRDTRFDGQFVTAVRSTGIYCRPSCPARTPKTANVTFYPTSAAAHEAGYRACKRCLPEATPGSPAWNLRGDAAARAMRLIASGVVEQEGVAGLAARLGYSSRHLTRLLTAELGAGPLALARAHRAHTARMLLVGTDMPISEVAFSAGFASIRQCNDTIREVFEMTPGQLRATRRPSTGSGAQGSGMADADAQGVIDLLLPHRAPLDTAGVFAWMAARALPGMETVTATSFARHLRMAGGPAHFEIRQDADGRLRLRARVTRLGDLAPLVATARRLFDLDADPAGIDEALSTHPELAPLVAATPGIRVPGAADPHEMLIRAMVGQQITVAAARTALTALAEQLGERTADGGLLFPTMAAIAENGADVLRGPAARIRAITGAAAALADGSLVLTVGDDAAEQRARLLAMPGIGPWTADYVRMRVIGDPDVFLPGDVAVRAGATASGLPGDPRELTAWAERIAPWRSYLTAHLWRAAPVRVPRATRPTKEIS, via the coding sequence ATGACCACTTCGGCTATGACATTCGCCGAACGGTATCGCGCGATCAGCGTGCGCGACACCCGCTTCGACGGGCAGTTCGTGACGGCCGTGCGCTCGACGGGCATCTACTGCCGTCCGAGCTGCCCGGCACGCACCCCGAAGACCGCGAACGTCACCTTCTATCCGACCAGCGCCGCGGCGCACGAGGCGGGGTACCGCGCCTGCAAGCGGTGCCTGCCCGAGGCCACCCCGGGATCGCCTGCATGGAACCTGCGCGGGGATGCCGCCGCACGCGCCATGCGGCTGATCGCCTCCGGTGTCGTGGAGCAGGAGGGTGTGGCGGGCCTCGCCGCCCGGCTCGGCTACTCGTCACGGCACCTCACCCGGCTGCTCACCGCTGAGCTCGGCGCCGGACCGCTGGCCCTGGCCCGCGCGCACCGCGCCCACACCGCGCGGATGCTGCTGGTCGGGACCGACATGCCCATCTCGGAGGTCGCCTTCTCGGCCGGCTTCGCCAGCATCCGTCAGTGCAACGACACGATCCGCGAGGTCTTCGAGATGACTCCGGGACAGCTGCGGGCCACTCGGCGCCCTTCGACAGGCTCAGGGGCCCAGGGGAGTGGCATGGCGGATGCCGATGCACAGGGGGTCATCGACCTGCTGCTGCCGCATCGGGCGCCCCTGGATACCGCGGGCGTGTTCGCCTGGATGGCAGCGCGCGCCCTGCCCGGGATGGAGACGGTGACAGCGACCTCCTTCGCCCGGCACCTGCGCATGGCCGGCGGGCCGGCGCACTTCGAGATCCGTCAGGACGCCGACGGCAGGCTGCGTCTGCGCGCCCGGGTGACGCGCCTCGGCGACCTCGCACCGCTGGTCGCCACCGCACGACGCCTCTTCGACCTCGATGCGGACCCCGCCGGGATCGACGAGGCGCTCTCCACCCACCCGGAGCTCGCCCCGCTCGTGGCGGCGACCCCCGGCATCCGCGTTCCCGGCGCCGCCGACCCGCACGAGATGCTCATCCGCGCGATGGTCGGCCAGCAGATCACGGTCGCCGCCGCCCGCACCGCGCTGACTGCGCTCGCCGAGCAGCTGGGGGAGCGCACCGCCGACGGCGGGCTGCTGTTCCCCACGATGGCGGCGATCGCCGAGAACGGCGCAGACGTGCTGCGCGGACCGGCCGCCCGCATCCGTGCGATCACGGGTGCTGCGGCCGCGCTCGCCGACGGGTCGCTCGTCCTCACCGTCGGCGACGACGCGGCGGAGCAGCGCGCGCGACTGCTGGCGATGCCGGGGATCGGCCCGTGGACGGCCGACTATGTGCGGATGCGGGTGATCGGCGACCCCGACGTGTTCCTCCCCGGCGATGTCGCCGTGCGCGCCGGGGCCACGGCATCCGGACTCCCCGGCGACCCGCGCGAGCTCACTGCCTGGGCCGAGCGCATCGCGCCCTGGCGCAGCTACCTGACCGCCCACCTCTGGCGCGCCGCACCCGTGCGGGTTCCGCGCGCGACACGCCCCACGAAGGAGATCTCATGA
- a CDS encoding NAD(P)-dependent alcohol dehydrogenase has protein sequence MSNTETMLASILTAPHEISLERVPVPEPGPGQVLIRVTAVGVCGSDTHFYETGAIGDIIVQGPLALGHETAGVIAVVGEGVDSARIGTRVAVEPQTPCRRCEFCKTGRYHLCKQIRFYGAWPVDGSFSEYVLVDDDFAHEVPADMTDEQAALVEPVSVALHAARRAGIAAGDRVLITGAGPIGILCAQLARVFGATEIVISDPIAHRREFALAHGVDRALDPTVEDLSEYAQRFDVYLDASGNARAIIPAFEAIRRGGTAVLVGMGGNMLEVPIALIQHREITLTGTFRYVNTWPVAISLIATGQVIAHDLVTGRYGLDGVEEALMKAKTDPVAIKTMVIPSLTAAE, from the coding sequence ATGTCGAACACCGAGACGATGCTCGCCAGCATCCTGACCGCACCGCACGAGATCTCCCTGGAGAGAGTGCCCGTGCCCGAGCCGGGCCCTGGGCAGGTACTCATTCGCGTCACCGCGGTCGGGGTCTGCGGCTCCGACACCCACTTCTACGAGACGGGGGCGATAGGCGACATCATCGTTCAGGGACCACTTGCCCTGGGGCATGAGACCGCAGGGGTGATCGCGGTGGTCGGCGAAGGGGTTGACTCTGCACGCATCGGCACGCGTGTTGCCGTCGAGCCGCAGACGCCGTGCCGCCGCTGCGAGTTCTGCAAGACCGGCCGGTACCACCTCTGCAAGCAGATCCGCTTCTACGGCGCCTGGCCCGTGGACGGCTCGTTCTCGGAGTACGTGCTCGTCGACGACGATTTCGCCCACGAGGTGCCCGCGGACATGACTGACGAGCAGGCAGCGTTGGTGGAGCCTGTCTCGGTGGCGCTGCATGCTGCGCGCCGTGCAGGCATCGCTGCCGGCGATCGCGTGCTGATAACCGGCGCAGGGCCCATCGGGATCCTTTGTGCACAGCTCGCGCGAGTGTTCGGCGCGACGGAGATCGTCATCAGCGACCCCATCGCGCATCGGCGTGAGTTCGCGCTCGCGCACGGCGTGGACCGCGCGCTGGATCCCACGGTCGAGGACCTCTCGGAGTACGCGCAGCGCTTCGATGTCTACCTCGACGCCTCCGGCAACGCTCGTGCCATCATTCCGGCGTTCGAAGCCATACGGCGTGGCGGCACCGCCGTACTGGTCGGCATGGGCGGGAACATGCTCGAGGTGCCGATCGCCCTCATCCAGCACCGCGAGATCACCCTCACCGGAACGTTCCGCTACGTCAACACCTGGCCGGTCGCCATCTCGCTGATCGCGACCGGACAGGTCATCGCACACGATCTCGTGACCGGCCGGTACGGACTGGACGGAGTCGAGGAGGCCCTGATGAAGGCCAAGACTGATCCGGTGGCCATCAAGACGATGGTGATCCCGTCGCTCACGGCGGCGGAATGA
- a CDS encoding HAD-IA family hydrolase, producing the protein MRPHLGGMRTGRTVRMPPSAVPGAFRWRASEVLFDMDGTLLDSVDAIERAWARWSEELGLVLPDPQLLHGRTAADLVGSLVSPESFAAALARLCRIEEQPEAPLPSVPGAAELLEALPASRWSIVTSATRPVALARLRASGLPMPVHLVTGDDVAHGKPDPEPFLAGRRHAGAAQPAVAFEDSVAGSRIRSCSRMPDCRCPGYTPSGRARRTRGCPGRHSPRDRGGE; encoded by the coding sequence ATGAGACCGCACCTCGGAGGCATGCGCACGGGTCGCACCGTGCGCATGCCGCCATCCGCCGTTCCCGGGGCGTTCCGATGGCGTGCGTCCGAGGTCCTCTTCGACATGGACGGCACGCTGCTCGACTCGGTCGATGCGATCGAGCGGGCCTGGGCCCGATGGAGCGAGGAGCTGGGGCTCGTCCTGCCGGATCCTCAGCTCCTGCACGGCCGAACCGCCGCTGACCTGGTCGGGAGCCTTGTCTCACCCGAGAGCTTCGCCGCGGCGCTGGCGCGCTTGTGCCGGATCGAGGAGCAGCCCGAGGCGCCGCTGCCCTCCGTCCCTGGAGCAGCCGAGCTGCTGGAGGCACTACCTGCCTCTCGGTGGTCGATCGTCACCTCGGCGACAAGGCCGGTGGCGCTAGCACGCCTGCGGGCCAGTGGACTGCCGATGCCAGTGCACCTGGTCACCGGCGACGATGTCGCCCACGGCAAGCCTGACCCGGAGCCGTTCCTTGCTGGCCGCCGACATGCCGGCGCTGCGCAGCCTGCGGTCGCCTTCGAGGACAGCGTCGCGGGGTCTCGCATCCGCTCGTGCAGCAGGATGCCTGACTGTCGGTGTCCTGGGTACACGCCCAGTGGCCGAGCTCGCCGCACACGCGGATGCCCTGGTCGCCACTCTCCAAGGGATCGTGGTGGAGAGTGA
- a CDS encoding sugar ABC transporter substrate-binding protein has protein sequence MNPLTPARWRRSLTAAGAVIAAVVLAGCSPSAGPDASSDVKSFDWKNFSGTEINVLMSEHPLSGAIKENVDDFETKTGIKVNIETLTESDYMVKILTELQSGSGTYDAFMTSQPMNYQYAAAGWIEDLQPWVDDTKQTAPDWDFKDFFPALIDAERWDTTDFGGAGEGGLWAIPANEEGYALFYRKDILEANGIAVPHTIDELIAAAKKLDGTQFDGKEIRGFVSRGDKTYPTLNPFSTFAGAYGVKDITDGKATVNSPEGIKAVEKWVELMQTAPKAASTYTWYEAQQDFLAGTSAFYIDADHMAPDFEKDSSAIAGKVGYALPPEGPEGRASSMWVWSLGMNAASKQKGATWQFIQWATSKELLTTAIGNGNMNPTRVSVADSPEMAEATKDWGDYNKVWKEILADYASWPYSPSATWTEVGDIWATSIQSAILGQSDVKTALDDAADKINSAIE, from the coding sequence ATGAATCCGCTCACCCCTGCCCGTTGGCGGCGAAGTCTGACCGCAGCCGGAGCCGTCATCGCAGCCGTCGTCCTCGCCGGCTGCTCGCCCAGCGCGGGACCCGACGCCTCCAGCGACGTGAAGAGCTTCGACTGGAAGAACTTCAGCGGCACTGAGATCAATGTCCTCATGAGCGAGCACCCGCTCTCGGGTGCCATCAAGGAGAACGTCGACGACTTCGAGACAAAGACTGGCATCAAAGTCAATATCGAGACGCTCACCGAATCCGACTACATGGTCAAGATCCTCACTGAGCTGCAGTCCGGCTCGGGCACGTACGACGCATTCATGACCTCGCAGCCGATGAACTATCAGTACGCGGCCGCAGGATGGATCGAGGACCTGCAGCCGTGGGTCGACGATACCAAGCAGACCGCACCGGACTGGGACTTCAAGGACTTCTTCCCCGCTCTGATCGACGCAGAGCGCTGGGACACCACCGACTTCGGCGGCGCAGGCGAGGGCGGGCTGTGGGCAATTCCGGCCAACGAAGAGGGCTACGCGCTCTTCTATCGCAAGGACATTCTCGAGGCCAACGGGATCGCGGTGCCGCATACCATCGATGAACTCATCGCCGCAGCGAAGAAGCTCGACGGCACGCAGTTCGACGGTAAGGAGATCCGCGGCTTCGTCAGCCGTGGTGACAAGACCTACCCGACTCTTAACCCGTTCTCGACCTTCGCGGGCGCATACGGGGTGAAGGACATCACCGACGGGAAGGCCACGGTCAACTCGCCGGAGGGGATCAAGGCTGTCGAGAAGTGGGTCGAGCTCATGCAGACTGCTCCGAAGGCGGCGAGCACCTACACCTGGTACGAAGCTCAGCAGGACTTCCTCGCAGGCACCTCCGCCTTCTACATCGACGCCGATCACATGGCACCCGACTTCGAGAAGGACAGCAGCGCGATCGCCGGCAAGGTCGGATACGCCCTGCCGCCGGAGGGACCGGAGGGTCGCGCCTCGAGCATGTGGGTGTGGTCGCTGGGCATGAACGCGGCTTCGAAGCAGAAGGGCGCGACCTGGCAGTTCATCCAGTGGGCGACCTCGAAGGAGCTGCTGACGACGGCGATCGGAAACGGCAACATGAACCCGACTCGCGTGTCGGTTGCTGACAGCCCCGAGATGGCCGAGGCCACGAAGGACTGGGGTGACTACAACAAGGTCTGGAAGGAGATCCTCGCGGACTACGCGAGCTGGCCGTATTCGCCCTCGGCGACCTGGACCGAGGTCGGAGACATCTGGGCGACATCGATCCAGTCCGCCATCCTCGGGCAGAGCGATGTGAAGACCGCGCTCGACGACGCCGCCGACAAGATCAATTCGGCGATCGAATGA